Part of the Paenibacillus guangzhouensis genome is shown below.
TTAGCGAACGGGATAGTTCGCGCGACACGGCTTAAGCCCTACGAGTCATAAGAATTCTTTTCTATTCATTTAGCAACGATCAGGCGCCGATAATTCGGCGTCTGTTTGCGTTCTCGAGAAAGCTAAGGCGGGTTGGTATGATCCCCCTTGAGTAGACACGCCCAAAAACCTTCTGGTTATGATGCAGGTTGGAGTGATACTTGAAGGGGGTATTTTATTGTCGCTTGGCAATTGTCGGATCGTGTGTCCGTTCTATGCTAAGCAAAGTTACATTTTTTAGAGATATGATTAATTTTTGAAGAGTGCATTTTCCGAAAGATCAGTTGTTTTTTTATATTTTGTTGTTTCAGACGAATACATTTCGGCTTATGATGAGTGCGCAATACGAAATTCATATCCGGAAGTAACAGGTTAAATGACTAATTTTACAGCCACTTTGATTGGAGCGGGACAGAGAGGGACTGATGCTTGCTCATCCGAGTCTCTAGAGCAGGTATTTCATCTGGCCGAGTATACGAAAGAAATGAAAGGGATGGTAACGCATGCTTACAATGGATGGCCGGCAATTTTTATTTAACGGGAAGCCTATTCGAATCTTATCTGGAGCTTTGCATTATTATCGAATCGTGCCGGCATATTGGCAAGATCGACTTCTTAAATTAAAGGCTTGCGGGTTTAATACGGTGGAAACGTATGTGCCATGGAATTTGCATGAGCCGGAGGAAGGTCAATTTAACTTTGAAGGGATTGCAGATCTCGAACGATTTATTAAGATAGCGGGAGAACTTGGTCTTCATGTCATTGTACGACCGAGTCCGTACATTTGCGCAGAGTGGGAGTTCGGCGGGCTGCCGGCGTGGCTGCTGAAGGAAGACAGCATGCGGCTTCGCTGTTCTTATCAGCCTTTCTTGAACAAAATTGACGCTTATTATGACGTGCTACTGCCTAAGTTGGTTCCGCTTCTTAACACGAATGGTGGACCGATTATGGCAATGCAAATCGAAAATGAATATGGAAGTTATGGCAACGACAAGAACTATTTGAAGTATTTGAAGCAGGCGATGGTGGAGCGGGGAATTGATGTTCTACTGTTCACCTCTGATGGATACACGGACAGCAATTTGCAAGGCGGCACGCTCCTGCCGGAGGTTTTGGCTACCATCAACTTCGGATCTCGGCCGGATGAGGCGTTCGGTAAGCTGACGGAGTATCAACCGGACAAGCCGATCGTCTGTATGGAATTTTGGAACGGATGGTTTGACCATTGGGGCAAACCGCACCACGTTCGGGACAGCAAAGATGTTGCTGAGGTGCTGGACAATATGCTCGCCATGGGCGCATCGGTTAATTTTTATATGTTCCATGGGGGAACGAATTTTGGATTCTATAACGGCGCGAACGATTTAGGTAAATATGAACCGACAGTAACCAGCTACGATTATGACGTACTGTTGAATGAATCCGGTGATTTAACGGACAAATATTGGGCGGTTCAGAGCGTGCTCTCGAAATATACGGAAGTTGAAGATATCGTATTGCCGTCCCCGCGGCCGAAGAAACATTACGGCGAAGTTTCATTAACCGAGCATGCGTGCTTATTCGACTCGCTCGCTTCATTGTCGACGCCGATTCACAGCGTATGCCCTGAGCCGATGGAACGGCTTGGTCAGAATTATGGGTTTATTCTGTATACAACTTCGATCCCGGGGCCAATATCCCAGGCCAAACTAGCGATACAACAGGTACGGGATCGCGCACTTGTATTCCTTGACGGTGTGTATCAAGGCGTTATCGAACGCAATACGCATGATATTAGACCGGACGTAACGGACAACGATATTGTACTGGACATTCCGCAAGAGGGAGCGACCTTAAGTATTTTGATCGAAAATCAAGGCCGGATCAATTATGGCTACGGGATGAAAGATCCGAAAGGAATTACCGAAGGCGTCCGTCTGGGGACGCAGTTCCTCTATCATTGGACGATCCATACGCTTCCGCTCGATGACTTAGGTGCTCTGAAATATACGGATGTACAATCGCAGGAACGTTGTACTCCGACGTTTTATCGAGGAACGTTTCAAATTGATGAAGCAAGCGATACGTTTCTGAAGCTTTCCGGCTGGAAGAAAGGCGTCGCATATATCAATGGGTTTAATCTTGGACGCTACTGGGAAATCGGTCCCCAGCAAACGTTGTACGTACCGGCTCCGCTGCTTCGCGAAGGGGAAAATGAGCTGGTATTATTCGAACTGCATGGGACGGAGAATAGGGTCGCAACGCTTCAGGATCATGCCGAGTTGGGTTAAGTCTTGGCTGCAAGGATATGAATTGGATCGAAGGAGGAGCTAATGATGGAATATACGATTTTTGGCAAAACAGGGATGAGGGTATCCAAGCTTGGCTTAGGTGGGGCGCCGCTTGCAGGAGATTTCGGCAAGACGGATGCAGGCGAGGTGCAGCGAATGATTCACGAGGCGCTCGATGCCGGGATCAACTTCATCGACACGGCTCCGAAGTATGGGCTCGGAGAATCGGAGCGCCGAATCGGCAAGGCGCTTGTTGGACGCAGAGATCAGGTTGTGCTGACGACCAAAGCGATCCGGTCGGACTTGGTCTACGATTACAACAGTACGATTCAGTCGGTAGAAGACAGCTTACAACGGTTGCAGACGGACTGGATCGATCTTCTGCAAATTCACGACGTAGAGACGCAGCCTTATGATCTTGTCGTCAACGAGACCTTACCTGCGCTGGAGAAGCTTCGGCAGGATGGGAAGATCCGTTATATTGGCGTGAGTACGCGGGTTTTGCCATTGATGATGAGATATATGAAGACCGAACGCTTTGATGCGATTCAATTCTATGCACGCTATATGCTGGCTGATCATACGGCCAAAGATGAAATCTTGCCGCTTGCGAAGGAGATGGGGCTTGGCGTCATCAATGGCAGCGTGCTCGGCATGGGGATTCTGGCAGATTCTCCTGCTCCATTTCTGGAGCAGGAGATACTGGACAGAGCCAAAGAACGTCTGGAGAAGTTAAGCTTCCTTCGCAAAACGGAGCCGAAAGGATTAATTGAACCGGGCATGCGTTTCAGCTTAAGTCAACCGGATATCCATGTGACGCTGACGGGAGCGGATACCACCGCCGTCTTACGTACGAACCTGTCCTTCTGTGACGGACAAGGGCTAGATCCGGAAGATCAGCGCAAGGTGTATCAACTGTTTCGAGGGCAAGCGTTATTTTAGTTACAACGGATAAGTAACGCAATGGGAGGGAGAGTCACATGACTTCAACGCTAACGAATAGGAGCATCACGAGGATTGAAGCTACAGAGCGGATCGTTCCGCCGACATGGGCACTGCAGGAGCAGCTGCTTTTTGAAACGTTGAACAAGGCGGCCAAAGAGTTCGTCGAGCGGTACACGCATCCCGACGGGACGCTCATTTGGTTCGAGCATTGGCCAGGGATGGATGGATCAGATGATCCTTATGAAGGTTTTATGAATTTGGCGCTCTTGTACGTGCTCGGCGGAAGCAGCGAACTGCATGAAGCGTCTCGCAAAATATGGGAAGGCATTACTTGGCAGTGGACGGAATACGGGCAAATTCACCGCGAGTTCGATGCGTATTACGATTGGATGCATCATGGGGAAGGCTATTTGTATTTGTATTTTCTAGGGTTAGCGGGACCGTCGACGCTTAAGGACCGGCAGCGCGCCTTGAAATTTGCGTCGATGTATACGGGCGACGATCCGGAAGCGCCGAACTACGATCAGGAGCGCAAGCTTATCCGATCGCCATTGACAGGCAGCCGAGGTCCTAGGTTTGAGGTGTCTGCGGAAGATT
Proteins encoded:
- a CDS encoding glycoside hydrolase family 35 protein, with product MLTMDGRQFLFNGKPIRILSGALHYYRIVPAYWQDRLLKLKACGFNTVETYVPWNLHEPEEGQFNFEGIADLERFIKIAGELGLHVIVRPSPYICAEWEFGGLPAWLLKEDSMRLRCSYQPFLNKIDAYYDVLLPKLVPLLNTNGGPIMAMQIENEYGSYGNDKNYLKYLKQAMVERGIDVLLFTSDGYTDSNLQGGTLLPEVLATINFGSRPDEAFGKLTEYQPDKPIVCMEFWNGWFDHWGKPHHVRDSKDVAEVLDNMLAMGASVNFYMFHGGTNFGFYNGANDLGKYEPTVTSYDYDVLLNESGDLTDKYWAVQSVLSKYTEVEDIVLPSPRPKKHYGEVSLTEHACLFDSLASLSTPIHSVCPEPMERLGQNYGFILYTTSIPGPISQAKLAIQQVRDRALVFLDGVYQGVIERNTHDIRPDVTDNDIVLDIPQEGATLSILIENQGRINYGYGMKDPKGITEGVRLGTQFLYHWTIHTLPLDDLGALKYTDVQSQERCTPTFYRGTFQIDEASDTFLKLSGWKKGVAYINGFNLGRYWEIGPQQTLYVPAPLLREGENELVLFELHGTENRVATLQDHAELG
- a CDS encoding aldo/keto reductase, with the translated sequence MMEYTIFGKTGMRVSKLGLGGAPLAGDFGKTDAGEVQRMIHEALDAGINFIDTAPKYGLGESERRIGKALVGRRDQVVLTTKAIRSDLVYDYNSTIQSVEDSLQRLQTDWIDLLQIHDVETQPYDLVVNETLPALEKLRQDGKIRYIGVSTRVLPLMMRYMKTERFDAIQFYARYMLADHTAKDEILPLAKEMGLGVINGSVLGMGILADSPAPFLEQEILDRAKERLEKLSFLRKTEPKGLIEPGMRFSLSQPDIHVTLTGADTTAVLRTNLSFCDGQGLDPEDQRKVYQLFRGQALF